The stretch of DNA CCAAATTTCTTCATCTTCTAATAAATCAACTTTATTATTTTCATTTAGATCTGGATTTTTAATTATAGATGCAAATAAATCATCATTTTGCGCTAATAATTGTTTTTCTGCATCAGATAGATTTGTTTTTTCATTTAAAGGATTGTTTTCAGGTGTGCCAATTTTATTATCAAAGTTAATTTCTCCTAATTCTATTTTTGCTACATCATCATTTATAGACTTTATTGGTAAAGTTTCTAAACCTTCTGCTAATTTTAAATATCCTTGAAAACTTTTATTCTCACCAATAAAAATTATACCTCCTGATATATCTCTATTTGCTTGAATTGAAAAACTACCTTCTTTAACTTCTGAAACTTTATAATTATTTCTTCCATAACACAAAATAACTTTAGTAACTTTTTCTTCTAAATTCTGAGTGGAAATTTTTTGTGATGGATTATTAACTTTGCCTGATATAGTTAAATATTCTAAAGTAGTTTCATCTTCAGTATTATTATTGATTGATGAGTTTTGGCATCCTGGTAGGGCAAAGAGAATAGAAAAAATTATTACTAAAATAAAAAGTTTTTTCATATAATCACCCCTTATATAACGTATTGTCAAAAATATTTACTTAATAATATATCAAATCCCTGTTACTACAGGAATCTTTATTAAAAAACTTGCCACCCCCCTGATTTTGAGGTATATTTATACTATCTAGTCGTAAAAACACACCAAAAATACAAGAAAGGTGGCAAGACTTATGACTAAATTAATCTTTTGGCTTCTTGCTTATATCAAATTGCAACAAAAAATTATTGTTTATCTTATTGTTTTACTTACAAGTAAAAATATTTCTCCTAAATCTGATACTCCTATCAACAAAAAATATCGTTATTTACAGGTGGATGAAATGCCTATCATTGAAATTCATGAAACTTATGACTATCAAAAACTTCTTATTAATTATCAGCTTGATCACGGTAAAAAGTTAAAACCTATTAAAAGACATAAAGAATCAAAATCTAAAGTACCTAATACTATTACTTGCCCTCGTTGTGGAGCTCCTCATATCTATATTTACAATAATAATGGTGGCAAAGGACAATTCCAGTGTAAAATTTGTAATTGTAATTTTAGTTATAAAAACAGATTTTCTAAAGCTGCTATTATACGCTGTCCCCACTGCAATAAGCTTCTTGAGAAAATTAAAACTCGCAAAGATTTCTTTGTTTTTAAATGTAAAAATAATAGTTGTTCTTATTATCTTTCTAAATTATCCAGTATGACTTCTGATGAGAAAAGGATTTTTAAAGATAAACCCTATAAGTTTAAAGTCCGCTATATTTATCGTGAATTCAACTATGATTATGAGCCTTTAAGTAAATCATCACCTGTAATACCTAAAGTCGATATCTCTAAAATACATTCTTCTCCTCATACTCTTGGTTTAATCTTAACTTATTATGCTAATTATGGTATCTCAGCCAGAAAAACTGCTGGCTTAATGAAAGATGTTCATAATGTTGATATTTCTTATCAAACTGTTTTAAATTATGTTGATTCAGTTAGCAAGCTTGTTAAACCTTTTATTGATAATTACCCTTATGATCTCTCTGATTCTTTTTGTGGTGATGAAACTTATCTTAAAATTAAAGGTAAATGGCAGTATTTATTTTTCTTTTTTGATGCTGTAAAAAAGATTATTCTTTCTTACAGAATTTCTCCTAATCGAGATACTTTATCTGCTATTAAAGCTTTAGATGATACTTTAAAAAAGATGAA from Halanaerobiales bacterium encodes:
- a CDS encoding DDE-type integrase/transposase/recombinase; translation: MTKLIFWLLAYIKLQQKIIVYLIVLLTSKNISPKSDTPINKKYRYLQVDEMPIIEIHETYDYQKLLINYQLDHGKKLKPIKRHKESKSKVPNTITCPRCGAPHIYIYNNNGGKGQFQCKICNCNFSYKNRFSKAAIIRCPHCNKLLEKIKTRKDFFVFKCKNNSCSYYLSKLSSMTSDEKRIFKDKPYKFKVRYIYREFNYDYEPLSKSSPVIPKVDISKIHSSPHTLGLILTYYANYGISARKTAGLMKDVHNVDISYQTVLNYVDSVSKLVKPFIDNYPYDLSDSFCGDETYLKIKGKWQYLFFFFDAVKKIILSYRISPNRDTLSAIKALDDTLKKMKTIPDDLSFVVDGNPIYVLAQHFFSQNGIHFDINQVIGLTNKDEVSKEFRPLKQIVERLNRTFKKEYKNKYGFNSSAGSEAFTILFVAYFNFLRPHSALEKKVPVILDELKYLPNMPAKWLKLIDISQDYIKKLSA